One stretch of Schlesneria sp. DSM 10557 DNA includes these proteins:
- a CDS encoding glutamate synthase subunit beta translates to MGKPTGFKEFQRQTPNETDPRLRVLNWNEFHEHMSEKELRTQGARCMDCGVPFCHTGTLMAGMAAGCPVNNLIPEWNDLVYRGHWREALDRLHKTNNFPEFTGRVCPAPCEGSCVLGITNPPVTIKSIECSIIDHGFEHGWVQPNPPQSRTGKRVAVVGSGPAGLAAAAQLNSVGHDVTVFERADRIGGLLMYGIPNMKLEKHIVQRRVDLLATEGVKFRTGVEIGRDISAMDLREQFDAIVLSTGATRPRDLPIPGRQLKGIHMAMDFLSTNTKSLLDSQHSDGQYISAKDKHVVVIGGGDTGNDCIGTSVRHGCKGVINLEIVPESPANRAPNNPWPQWPRIFRVDYGHAEVAAIFGEDPRLFSTTTVEFLGNEKGEVRALKIAKAEPVPPFKVIPGTEREIPADLVFLALGFLGPESTVAEQLGVKLDPRSNYDAAHGQFTTNVPGVFAAGDCRRGQSLIVWAINEGRGAARECDKYLMGRSDLP, encoded by the coding sequence ATGGGTAAGCCGACAGGTTTTAAAGAGTTCCAGCGACAGACGCCGAACGAAACCGATCCCCGGTTGCGGGTTCTGAACTGGAATGAATTTCATGAACACATGTCTGAGAAAGAGCTGCGTACACAAGGTGCGCGCTGTATGGACTGTGGAGTCCCCTTCTGTCACACCGGGACACTTATGGCGGGCATGGCAGCAGGCTGTCCCGTCAACAACCTGATTCCCGAGTGGAACGACCTGGTCTACCGTGGCCATTGGCGCGAAGCGCTGGATCGCCTGCATAAGACCAATAACTTCCCCGAGTTCACCGGCCGCGTCTGCCCCGCTCCGTGCGAGGGGTCATGCGTGCTGGGAATCACCAATCCTCCCGTGACGATCAAGAGCATCGAATGCTCGATCATTGATCACGGATTCGAACATGGCTGGGTTCAGCCGAATCCGCCACAGTCTCGAACAGGCAAGCGAGTCGCTGTCGTCGGCTCGGGGCCTGCGGGTCTCGCCGCTGCCGCTCAGCTCAATAGCGTTGGCCACGATGTGACCGTCTTCGAGCGTGCCGATCGAATTGGCGGGCTGCTCATGTACGGTATCCCCAACATGAAATTGGAAAAGCATATCGTCCAGCGCCGTGTTGACCTGCTCGCCACCGAAGGAGTCAAGTTCCGGACCGGTGTCGAAATCGGGCGTGATATCAGTGCGATGGACCTGCGTGAACAATTCGACGCCATCGTCCTCAGCACCGGGGCGACCCGACCGAGAGATCTGCCGATCCCCGGTCGTCAACTCAAGGGAATCCATATGGCGATGGACTTCCTTTCGACAAACACGAAAAGCCTGCTCGATTCACAACACTCTGATGGCCAGTACATCAGCGCGAAAGACAAGCATGTCGTGGTCATCGGTGGTGGTGATACCGGAAACGACTGTATCGGCACCTCGGTTCGTCACGGCTGCAAGGGCGTGATTAATCTGGAAATCGTGCCCGAATCACCCGCTAACCGTGCCCCCAACAATCCCTGGCCGCAGTGGCCACGTATCTTCCGCGTCGACTACGGCCACGCGGAAGTGGCGGCGATCTTCGGCGAAGACCCACGTCTGTTCAGCACGACGACCGTGGAATTCCTCGGAAATGAAAAGGGTGAAGTTCGCGCTCTGAAAATTGCGAAAGCCGAACCGGTGCCGCCGTTCAAAGTCATTCCCGGTACCGAACGAGAAATCCCTGCGGATCTCGTCTTCCTCGCTCTCGGGTTTCTTGGTCCTGAATCGACCGTCGCCGAACAACTCGGCGTCAAACTGGACCCACGCTCGAACTACGATGCAGCGCACGGCCAGTTCACGACAAACGTCCCCGGCGTCTTCGCGGCAGGTGACTGCCGCCGTGGCCAAAGCTTGATCGTCTGGGCGATCAATGAAGGCCGAGGGGCCGCACGGGAATGTGACAAGTACCTGATGGGACGCAGTGACCTTCCCTGA
- a CDS encoding lactate utilization protein B: MSQTLVHHEHPENASTFVADDARAHWHDQSLWFVRSKRDKAASTLPEWEELRQRASDIKLHTMSRLGDYLEEFERNATRLGATVHWARTPAEHNQIVLDIIKKHDAKKVVKSKSMLTEECHLNPFLERHDVEVVDTDLGEWIVQLRNEPPSHIVMPAIHIKREEIGDLFHKHIGTDAGATDPPYLVNAARDELRRKFLGADVGITGVNFAIAETGGFVVCTNEGNADLGVSLPKVHIACMGIEKLIPRAKDMGVFLRLLARSATGQPITTYSSHFHGPMRGGELHIVLLDNGRSDILGSPDFRRSLNCIRCGACMNTCPVYRRSGGHSYETTIPGPIGSILAPSRDAKTHHSLPFACSLCGSCSDVCPVKIDLHTQLLTWRREIAVRGYLPWTKRMSMRFARIVLGNTWLFTASGKIGRWLLPKLPRFMVYNRLNAWGRQRELPPMPKQSFRELYRKRKRSD, encoded by the coding sequence ATGTCCCAAACATTGGTCCACCACGAACACCCGGAAAACGCAAGCACATTCGTGGCAGATGACGCGCGAGCCCACTGGCACGATCAAAGCCTCTGGTTCGTACGTTCCAAACGCGACAAAGCCGCGTCCACTCTGCCCGAGTGGGAAGAACTGCGTCAGCGGGCATCGGACATCAAGCTGCACACGATGTCGCGGTTAGGTGACTACCTGGAAGAGTTTGAACGGAACGCGACCCGACTCGGGGCGACGGTGCACTGGGCACGAACCCCGGCCGAACACAATCAAATCGTGCTGGACATCATCAAGAAGCATGACGCGAAGAAAGTGGTCAAAAGCAAATCAATGCTGACAGAGGAATGCCACCTCAACCCCTTTCTGGAACGGCACGACGTCGAAGTCGTCGACACGGACCTGGGTGAGTGGATTGTGCAACTGCGGAACGAACCGCCGTCACATATCGTCATGCCGGCGATCCACATCAAACGTGAGGAAATCGGGGACCTCTTTCACAAGCACATCGGTACCGACGCCGGTGCCACAGATCCTCCGTACCTCGTTAATGCTGCTCGTGATGAGCTGAGGCGCAAGTTCCTCGGGGCCGACGTTGGCATCACCGGGGTCAATTTCGCGATCGCGGAAACGGGCGGCTTTGTCGTGTGCACGAACGAAGGGAACGCCGACCTGGGTGTTTCGCTTCCGAAAGTTCATATTGCCTGCATGGGGATTGAAAAGCTGATCCCGCGTGCGAAAGACATGGGCGTATTCCTGCGACTGCTGGCACGATCGGCAACAGGCCAGCCCATCACAACCTATTCTTCGCACTTTCACGGTCCGATGCGCGGGGGCGAGCTGCACATTGTCCTGCTGGATAATGGCCGCAGCGATATCCTTGGTTCCCCCGATTTTCGACGATCCCTGAACTGCATCCGCTGCGGGGCCTGTATGAATACCTGTCCCGTCTACCGGCGGAGCGGGGGACATAGTTACGAGACCACCATTCCGGGCCCGATCGGCTCGATTCTGGCACCTTCGCGCGATGCCAAGACCCACCACAGCCTCCCTTTCGCCTGTAGCCTGTGCGGATCGTGTAGCGACGTCTGCCCCGTCAAGATCGACCTGCACACCCAGCTACTCACATGGAGACGTGAGATCGCGGTTCGAGGTTATCTCCCTTGGACCAAGCGAATGTCGATGAGATTCGCAAGAATCGTTCTGGGGAATACCTGGTTGTTCACCGCATCAGGAAAGATTGGTCGCTGGCTGCTTCCCAAACTGCCTCGCTTTATGGTCTACAACCGCCTGAATGCATGGGGCCGACAGCGTGAATTGCCTCCCATGCCCAAACAGAGCTTCCGCGAACTGTACCGCAAGCGAAAACGTTCGGACTAA
- a CDS encoding LysR family transcriptional regulator → MNLRDLELFCEVANLGSFSKAAKVHGISQPAASETVKALEERLGCDLLNRSIRPLQLTPEGRIYFDGCRQLLDGYRRLEDRILQQRDKVVGTVRVASIYSVGLLQMDCYVKEFERLYPDAALDLQYLHPEQVLDSVLNETVDLGLMSFAQRRADLIYETWQDQKIVAVVAPQHRLAKRTSIQAAELDGESLVGFTSELRIRHEIDRWLKQAKVSVNLVHAFDNIENIKRAVEVGSGLGLLPIPTVRREIEFGSLVAIEIENVDWVRRLDIVYRRSKPFTTAITRFLELLHQDPETFSLSNETKLNSDSNRSVDLNKITSSSTLPR, encoded by the coding sequence ATGAACCTCCGTGACCTCGAACTCTTCTGCGAAGTGGCTAACCTGGGAAGTTTTTCCAAAGCCGCGAAGGTTCATGGAATTTCACAACCTGCCGCCAGCGAAACAGTTAAAGCGCTGGAAGAACGACTGGGGTGCGACCTGCTGAATCGCTCCATTCGGCCGCTTCAGTTGACTCCTGAAGGAAGGATTTATTTTGATGGGTGCCGGCAACTGCTTGACGGTTACCGGCGCCTGGAAGATCGAATCCTTCAGCAGCGTGACAAGGTGGTTGGGACTGTTCGAGTCGCATCCATCTATTCGGTCGGGTTGCTGCAGATGGATTGCTATGTGAAAGAGTTCGAGCGGCTTTACCCCGACGCGGCTCTGGATCTGCAATATCTGCATCCTGAACAGGTTCTTGACAGTGTTCTGAATGAAACTGTCGACCTGGGATTGATGTCGTTTGCCCAGCGACGGGCTGATTTGATTTATGAAACCTGGCAGGACCAGAAGATTGTTGCAGTCGTTGCGCCGCAACATCGGCTGGCCAAGCGGACCAGCATTCAGGCCGCAGAACTGGATGGAGAATCGCTGGTTGGATTCACGTCAGAACTTCGAATTCGACATGAAATTGACCGCTGGCTGAAACAGGCCAAGGTCTCGGTAAACCTGGTACATGCATTTGACAATATTGAAAACATCAAGCGTGCGGTCGAAGTCGGGTCCGGATTGGGACTGTTACCGATTCCGACAGTACGTCGCGAAATCGAATTTGGCTCACTGGTCGCCATCGAAATCGAAAACGTCGACTGGGTTCGCCGGCTGGACATTGTTTACCGCCGGTCAAAACCCTTCACGACGGCCATCACTCGATTTCTGGAATTACTGCATCAGGATCCAGAGACTTTCTCGCTATCAAATGAAACCAAGTTGAATTCCGACTCCAACCGTTCAGTCGACCTGAACAAGATTACGTCATCTTCAACGCTACCCCGTTAG
- a CDS encoding OmpA family protein — protein MFGTRVCITTGIVMCLIMAIGCRSAPPRNALQQSQLRAQQLYQQNKMLAMERNGMGQTASQLAAEKAAMEQQYLAAKQSLDAANARLGNLASANNELEDRMRTLLVGNKPSNNPLSDESNRRLEEMRKKYKDFDFDPHTGVSKFSTDLLFASGSDDIQPRAKQILDEFAQIMNQGDARSLKVLVSGHTDDKPVSRKSTADKHHDNMGLSANRALSVMRALRKSGINENRMGISGYGAHQPVEPNSTEQTRQKNRRVEIYVLAPDTPVASAWDPSMN, from the coding sequence ATGTTTGGTACGCGGGTCTGCATTACCACTGGTATCGTGATGTGCCTGATTATGGCCATCGGATGTCGGAGCGCACCTCCACGAAACGCCCTGCAGCAAAGCCAGTTGCGAGCTCAACAGCTCTACCAGCAGAACAAAATGCTGGCCATGGAACGCAATGGCATGGGACAAACGGCAAGCCAGCTTGCGGCCGAAAAGGCAGCGATGGAGCAACAGTACCTTGCGGCCAAGCAAAGTCTGGATGCAGCCAACGCCCGCCTGGGGAACCTCGCGTCAGCCAACAACGAGCTGGAAGACCGTATGCGAACCCTGCTGGTCGGAAACAAGCCTTCGAACAACCCGCTTTCGGATGAATCGAATCGGCGTCTGGAAGAGATGCGAAAGAAATACAAGGATTTCGATTTCGATCCACACACGGGCGTCAGCAAGTTCTCGACAGACTTGCTGTTTGCTTCCGGAAGCGACGACATTCAGCCTCGAGCCAAGCAGATTCTGGACGAGTTCGCCCAGATCATGAATCAGGGGGATGCTCGCAGCCTGAAGGTTCTCGTATCCGGTCATACCGATGACAAACCGGTCTCTCGCAAATCAACGGCTGACAAGCACCACGACAACATGGGTCTCTCGGCAAACCGGGCCCTGTCTGTGATGCGAGCCCTTCGCAAGTCGGGGATCAACGAGAACCGAATGGGTATCTCCGGCTACGGGGCTCACCAGCCAGTGGAACCCAACTCGACCGAACAGACTCGCCAGAAGAACCGCCGCGTGGAGATCTATGTTCTCGCTCCAGACACTCCAGTGGCCAGTGCCTGGGACCCCAGTATGAACTGA
- a CDS encoding DUF1080 domain-containing protein has translation MSRSFSLIFFCLALIVGCAQQPPADKNDATVSDSSGGTATSAPVTDQGPILEAPSADGSNWLANEEVQAGWIRLFDGHTLFGWKSNSALEWTASDGVITAKSSDAADKGLLMTTTRFADYELICQYRLEKGGNSGIFLRSVFNPTAPDVDCYELNMCDSRTEFATASLVGRKNPASVVQGDGDWHTFHVRVEGPSVTVKFDGKQVLEYTDETENPLKTGHIGLQMNGGEIEFRNVYLKPLGTRPLFDGKTLAGWHEVPGSKSQFTVSNGAIRVLNGRGFLETDLTAGNFVLQFQAVTNGKELNSGVFFRAMRGTDEAPSHGYEFQIHNGFKNGDRTQPVDHGTGGIFKRVSARRVVSDDYEWLTSTLIADGNHIATWVNGTQMVDWTDERPANENPREGSRTAAGHLSLQGHDPTTDLSFRNLLLGETPP, from the coding sequence ATGAGCCGTTCATTCAGCCTGATTTTCTTTTGTCTCGCTCTCATTGTCGGATGTGCGCAGCAGCCACCCGCGGACAAGAACGACGCGACAGTTTCGGATTCGTCCGGGGGCACAGCAACTTCAGCCCCCGTCACAGATCAGGGGCCCATTCTCGAAGCCCCCTCTGCCGATGGCTCAAACTGGCTTGCCAACGAAGAAGTCCAGGCAGGCTGGATCCGCTTGTTCGACGGCCACACCTTATTCGGCTGGAAATCCAACAGCGCCCTGGAGTGGACCGCCAGCGATGGCGTCATCACTGCAAAGTCGAGCGACGCGGCCGACAAAGGGTTGCTGATGACGACCACCCGTTTCGCCGACTATGAGCTGATCTGCCAGTACCGACTGGAGAAGGGTGGAAACAGCGGGATCTTCCTTCGTTCCGTGTTTAACCCGACCGCTCCTGACGTCGACTGCTACGAACTGAACATGTGCGATTCCCGGACGGAATTCGCGACAGCGAGTCTGGTTGGCCGAAAGAACCCCGCCAGCGTCGTGCAGGGCGACGGAGACTGGCACACGTTCCATGTCCGGGTTGAAGGACCTTCGGTCACCGTCAAATTCGATGGCAAGCAGGTTCTGGAATACACCGACGAAACAGAAAATCCACTCAAGACTGGTCACATCGGACTGCAGATGAACGGCGGAGAGATCGAGTTCCGCAATGTCTATCTGAAGCCGCTGGGAACCAGGCCTCTATTTGATGGAAAGACACTTGCAGGATGGCATGAGGTCCCCGGATCGAAGAGTCAGTTCACGGTCAGCAACGGAGCAATCCGAGTCCTGAATGGTCGCGGATTTCTGGAAACGGATCTGACAGCGGGAAATTTCGTACTTCAGTTCCAGGCGGTCACGAACGGGAAAGAACTGAACAGTGGAGTATTCTTCCGGGCCATGCGGGGGACAGACGAGGCCCCTTCGCACGGTTATGAGTTCCAGATCCACAACGGCTTCAAAAACGGTGATCGCACACAACCCGTCGATCATGGTACCGGTGGAATCTTCAAACGTGTCTCAGCACGGCGCGTGGTCTCGGATGACTACGAGTGGTTGACATCAACATTGATCGCCGATGGCAACCACATTGCCACCTGGGTCAACGGAACGCAGATGGTTGACTGGACGGACGAACGCCCGGCCAATGAAAACCCGCGCGAAGGAAGTCGAACGGCGGCCGGTCATTTGAGCCTTCAGGGCCACGATCCCACGACCGATTTGTCGTTCCGGAATCTGCTGCTGGGGGAAACCCCACCCTGA
- the rpiB gene encoding ribose 5-phosphate isomerase B — translation MRIALGCDHAGFPLKQRVASLIQAAGHQVIDCGTESNCSVDYPDYARKVGETIIAGQADRGILVCGSGVGVSVAANKIPGIRAAICHDTYSAHQGVEHDSMNVLCIGARIVGEEVATELVKAFMSAEFSSDERHVRRLNKVLDIERDALAGRF, via the coding sequence ATGCGAATCGCTCTCGGCTGTGATCACGCTGGTTTCCCGTTGAAGCAACGTGTTGCTTCCCTGATTCAGGCAGCAGGTCATCAGGTGATCGATTGCGGCACCGAGTCGAACTGCTCTGTCGACTACCCCGACTACGCGAGAAAAGTCGGCGAGACCATCATCGCCGGCCAGGCCGATCGAGGAATCCTGGTTTGTGGAAGTGGTGTCGGGGTCAGCGTGGCCGCGAACAAGATTCCCGGTATTCGCGCTGCCATCTGTCATGACACTTACTCCGCTCACCAGGGCGTTGAGCACGACAGCATGAATGTCCTGTGCATCGGCGCTCGTATCGTCGGGGAAGAAGTCGCGACTGAACTGGTCAAGGCATTCATGAGTGCCGAATTCAGCAGTGATGAGCGGCATGTGCGTCGCCTGAACAAGGTGCTCGACATCGAACGCGACGCGTTGGCAGGCCGCTTTTAA
- the gltB gene encoding glutamate synthase large subunit, with product MTETLFQRQPELFNSDGTPKAYGLYDPANEHDSCGVGFVAHIKGQQSRQIVDDALRMLKHMSHRGACGCETNTGDGAGILTSIPHDFFVKSVQRDLQKALPAFGSYGVGLIFLPTDADQRKSAKATVEQLIAEQGQTLIGWRHVPVDPDGADIGPSARAAMPHFEQLFVASAPGLDQDAFERQLFVIRKRASHAIREGNLEQALQFYACSLSSRIMIYKGMLTPEQVAPFFVDLQDADFVSHLAMVHSRFSTNTFPSWDRAHPQRYIAHNGEINTVRGNGNWMFARQGMMQSALFGDDLQKLFPLIEPHCSDSGNFDNALEMLVMAGRTLPEAVMMMVPEAWQNHDTMPEDKRAFYEYHSALQEPWDGPASISFTDGNVIGATLDRNGLRPSRFYVTHDDRVIMASEVGVLDIDPANVKTKGRLQPGKMFLVDFKQGRLIPDEELKKDYSNRRPYNEWLRQQRLLLNELPVAEPPQRMVGDELLQHMQSFGYTTETLQFMLVPMITTKKDPIGSMGDDSALACMSDQPRLIYDYFKQLFAQVTNPAIDSTREEVIMSLECYIGPEGNVLDSTEGQCHRLAVPHPILTNEELAAIKHLNYRGWKTKTIDITYPKSQGPKGLKWALDRICGEARQAIVDGYSLIVLSDRLASAHRLPVSALLATGAVHHHLVHNEERTRIGIVVETGEAREVHHFCLLTGYGADAINPYMAFEALWQLQDEGELSGEWTHEQITAAYRKATKQGILKVMAKMGISTLASYKGAQIFEAVGISEDVINKCFRGTPSRISGVGFEILGEEAFRRHELGYPTRENNKLPVLPNFGLYAWRSAGEKHAWNPHNIANIQRAARQGDKAAYKEFSKMVNEQTTRECHLRGMLKLKEGLTPVPLEEVEPVEAILRRFCTGAMSYGSISAEAHETLAIAMNRIGGKSNTGEGGEDYKRFKPEPNGDSKRSAIKQVASGRFGVTSWYLTNADELQIKVSQGAKPGEGGELPGFKVDKIIAATRHSTPGVGLISPPPHHDIYSIEDLSQLIFDLKNANPSARVSVKLVSEVGVGTIAAGVAKGHADKILISGDSGGTGASPLTSIKHAGMPWELGIAETHQTLVLNDLRSRVRLETDGQLKTGRDVIIACLLGAEEFGFATAPLITMGCIMMRKCHLNTCPVGIATQDVELRKKFTGQPEHVINYLFMVAEEAREIMASLGFRTIDEMVGHSEVLEYDNSINHWKLKHLDLSQILTPAIKPHENVQTYCTIPQNHGIELQIDNELVREAQEAIQNKKPVRLNIEVQNIDRALGTILSHEVSKKWGEQGLPDDTIRVRCKGSAGQTLGGWLAKGITIEVEGDANDFVGKGLSGGRLIVYPPAASQFTAEENIIIGNVALYGATAGEAFFRGRAAERFCVRNSGASCVVEGVGDHGCEYMTGGRAVILGETGRNFAAGMSGGIAYVYDRHEKLLSNCNLEMVALEKVDSPADIAELKELIAKHYKHTNSTVAAEILQNWDDELPRFVKVMPTDYKRALAEQLKELASK from the coding sequence ATGACCGAGACTCTCTTTCAACGTCAGCCAGAACTGTTCAATTCGGACGGTACACCAAAGGCATATGGACTTTACGATCCTGCGAACGAACATGATTCGTGCGGTGTTGGTTTTGTGGCCCACATTAAAGGCCAGCAGTCCCGCCAGATCGTTGACGACGCATTGCGGATGCTCAAGCACATGTCCCATCGTGGAGCATGCGGCTGCGAGACGAACACGGGTGACGGCGCCGGTATTCTGACCTCCATTCCACATGACTTCTTCGTCAAGTCTGTTCAGCGCGACCTGCAGAAGGCTCTTCCTGCATTCGGCTCTTACGGCGTCGGTCTGATCTTCCTGCCAACGGATGCGGATCAGCGGAAGTCGGCCAAAGCGACGGTCGAGCAGTTGATTGCCGAACAGGGTCAGACGCTGATCGGGTGGCGTCACGTCCCCGTCGATCCAGATGGGGCAGACATCGGCCCATCCGCTCGCGCGGCCATGCCGCACTTCGAACAGTTGTTCGTGGCGTCGGCTCCCGGTCTGGACCAGGATGCGTTCGAACGACAGCTCTTCGTCATCCGCAAGCGAGCCAGCCACGCGATCCGGGAAGGCAACCTCGAGCAGGCACTGCAATTCTACGCCTGTTCCCTTTCGTCCCGCATCATGATCTACAAGGGGATGTTGACCCCCGAGCAGGTCGCTCCGTTCTTCGTTGACCTGCAGGATGCGGACTTCGTTTCGCACCTGGCGATGGTTCACAGCCGTTTCTCGACGAACACCTTCCCAAGCTGGGATCGTGCACATCCCCAGCGTTACATCGCTCACAACGGCGAGATCAACACCGTTCGCGGCAACGGAAACTGGATGTTTGCCCGTCAGGGGATGATGCAGAGTGCGCTGTTTGGCGACGATCTGCAGAAGCTTTTCCCACTGATCGAGCCACACTGCTCGGACTCGGGTAACTTCGACAATGCGCTCGAAATGCTGGTCATGGCAGGACGGACGCTCCCCGAAGCCGTGATGATGATGGTGCCGGAAGCCTGGCAGAATCATGACACGATGCCCGAAGACAAGCGGGCCTTCTACGAGTACCACTCGGCCCTGCAGGAGCCGTGGGACGGTCCTGCGTCGATTTCGTTCACCGACGGTAACGTCATTGGCGCGACTCTCGACCGGAACGGTCTGCGTCCCAGCCGCTTCTACGTTACGCATGATGATCGCGTGATCATGGCCAGCGAAGTCGGTGTGCTCGATATCGACCCCGCGAATGTCAAGACAAAAGGACGTCTGCAGCCTGGCAAGATGTTTCTGGTCGATTTCAAGCAGGGGCGACTGATCCCTGACGAAGAACTGAAGAAGGACTACTCGAACCGGCGTCCTTACAACGAATGGCTCCGTCAGCAGCGACTTCTGCTGAACGAACTTCCCGTGGCAGAACCGCCGCAGCGGATGGTGGGCGATGAACTGCTGCAGCACATGCAGTCGTTCGGATATACCACTGAAACACTGCAGTTCATGCTCGTTCCGATGATCACGACGAAGAAGGATCCCATCGGATCGATGGGTGATGACTCAGCACTGGCGTGTATGAGCGACCAGCCCCGTCTGATCTACGATTACTTCAAGCAGTTGTTTGCACAGGTGACCAACCCCGCGATCGACAGCACGCGGGAAGAAGTCATCATGTCGCTGGAGTGCTACATCGGCCCCGAAGGCAACGTCCTCGATTCGACCGAAGGTCAATGTCATCGCCTTGCCGTTCCGCACCCGATTCTCACGAATGAAGAACTGGCCGCAATCAAGCATTTGAACTATCGCGGCTGGAAGACCAAGACGATCGATATCACCTATCCGAAGTCTCAGGGACCGAAGGGCCTGAAGTGGGCTCTCGATCGGATCTGTGGCGAAGCGCGTCAGGCGATCGTCGACGGGTATAGCCTGATCGTCCTCTCGGACCGTCTGGCGAGTGCCCATCGTCTGCCTGTCAGTGCCTTGCTGGCGACGGGAGCCGTGCATCATCACCTCGTCCACAACGAAGAGCGGACCCGTATCGGGATCGTCGTCGAGACTGGCGAAGCCCGTGAAGTCCATCACTTCTGCCTGCTGACCGGGTACGGCGCCGACGCCATCAATCCTTACATGGCATTCGAAGCCCTGTGGCAGTTGCAGGATGAAGGGGAACTGTCCGGGGAATGGACCCACGAGCAGATCACCGCCGCTTATCGCAAGGCGACGAAGCAGGGGATCCTCAAGGTGATGGCCAAGATGGGGATCTCGACCCTTGCCAGCTACAAGGGTGCCCAGATCTTTGAAGCGGTGGGGATCAGCGAAGACGTGATCAACAAGTGCTTCCGTGGGACCCCCAGCCGAATCAGCGGTGTCGGTTTCGAGATCCTCGGTGAGGAAGCATTCCGACGTCACGAACTTGGCTATCCGACGCGAGAAAATAACAAGCTTCCCGTGCTTCCCAACTTCGGACTTTACGCCTGGCGTTCCGCCGGTGAAAAGCATGCGTGGAACCCCCACAACATTGCCAACATCCAGCGAGCAGCCCGGCAGGGAGACAAGGCGGCTTACAAAGAGTTTTCGAAGATGGTGAATGAGCAGACGACACGTGAGTGTCATCTGCGAGGGATGCTGAAGTTAAAAGAAGGGCTGACGCCTGTTCCTCTGGAAGAAGTCGAACCCGTCGAAGCCATCCTCCGTCGCTTCTGTACGGGTGCGATGAGCTACGGTTCGATCTCTGCTGAAGCCCATGAAACACTGGCGATCGCCATGAACCGGATTGGCGGCAAGAGCAACACCGGCGAAGGGGGTGAAGACTACAAGCGTTTCAAACCCGAACCCAATGGTGACTCGAAGCGGTCGGCCATCAAGCAGGTCGCGTCCGGTCGATTCGGTGTGACGAGCTGGTACCTGACCAATGCCGATGAGCTGCAGATCAAGGTTTCGCAAGGTGCAAAGCCTGGTGAAGGGGGCGAACTTCCCGGCTTCAAGGTCGACAAGATCATCGCCGCAACCCGCCATTCGACTCCGGGCGTCGGCTTGATCAGTCCTCCTCCGCATCACGACATTTATTCAATCGAAGACCTGTCACAACTGATCTTCGATTTGAAGAATGCCAATCCCTCTGCCCGCGTCAGTGTGAAACTGGTCTCTGAAGTGGGTGTCGGAACGATCGCGGCGGGTGTGGCTAAAGGTCATGCCGACAAGATCCTGATCTCTGGAGACTCGGGCGGAACAGGAGCCTCACCGCTTACCAGCATCAAGCACGCCGGTATGCCGTGGGAACTGGGAATCGCCGAAACACACCAGACACTGGTCCTGAACGACCTTCGCAGCCGCGTGCGGCTGGAAACCGATGGTCAGCTCAAGACGGGTCGCGATGTGATCATCGCCTGTCTGCTGGGCGCCGAAGAATTCGGGTTCGCAACGGCGCCACTCATCACGATGGGCTGCATCATGATGCGCAAGTGCCACTTGAATACCTGCCCGGTCGGGATCGCGACTCAGGATGTCGAGCTTCGCAAGAAGTTCACCGGCCAGCCCGAGCACGTGATCAACTACCTGTTCATGGTCGCCGAAGAAGCACGCGAGATCATGGCGTCACTCGGTTTCCGGACGATCGACGAGATGGTCGGACACTCTGAAGTGCTCGAATATGACAACTCGATCAACCACTGGAAGCTGAAGCACCTGGATCTGTCCCAGATCCTGACACCAGCGATCAAGCCGCACGAAAACGTTCAGACCTACTGCACAATTCCGCAAAACCACGGGATTGAGCTGCAGATCGATAATGAACTGGTTCGCGAGGCCCAGGAAGCGATTCAGAATAAGAAGCCGGTGCGACTGAATATCGAAGTGCAGAACATTGATCGTGCACTCGGAACGATTCTCAGTCACGAAGTTTCCAAGAAGTGGGGCGAGCAGGGACTGCCTGACGACACGATCCGGGTCCGTTGCAAGGGCTCGGCCGGTCAGACGCTGGGCGGCTGGCTTGCGAAAGGGATCACCATCGAAGTCGAAGGGGATGCGAATGACTTCGTTGGTAAGGGGCTGAGCGGTGGTCGGCTGATCGTCTATCCGCCGGCAGCGTCCCAGTTCACTGCCGAGGAGAACATCATCATCGGTAACGTCGCACTCTACGGGGCAACCGCGGGTGAAGCGTTCTTCCGTGGTCGTGCGGCTGAACGGTTCTGCGTCCGAAACTCGGGGGCGAGCTGTGTGGTGGAAGGAGTGGGCGACCACGGTTGCGAATACATGACCGGTGGACGGGCGGTGATCCTCGGGGAAACGGGCCGCAACTTTGCCGCCGGTATGTCAGGTGGGATTGCCTATGTTTACGATCGGCATGAAAAACTGCTGTCCAACTGCAACCTGGAAATGGTGGCGTTGGAAAAGGTTGATTCTCCTGCCGATATCGCAGAACTGAAAGAGCTGATCGCCAAGCACTACAAGCACACGAACTCGACCGTCGCGGCCGAGATTCTGCAGAACTGGGACGACGAACTTCCGCGGTTCGTAAAGGTCATGCCAACTGACTACAAGCGTGCCCTTGCCGAACAGTTGAAAGAGCTTGCGAGCAAATAA